In one window of Thermus aquaticus DNA:
- a CDS encoding amidohydrolase — MWLTDGRRSLLVEGERLARVEEGGRGRRFEAITPGLQDAHAHPLYWGMALRGLDLSGLKDPEEVALKAAERAKALPRGAWLEGQGFLFPKPPPPGLLDRAAPENPVFFRSRDYHSAWINRLAAERAGLTAETAPPEGGAFLRGEDGVPYVLLERAQELVVPHLPPPSPEDLERGLRDFARRGYTAVHAMGYEPPEALDWALGLELPVRLWWALPRGTWRGRTPGWQGDLHLAGVKFFADGALGSRTAWMHTPYPDGSTGMPLDSLEAILEEGEAALRAGFTLAVHAIGTRAVEGVLEVFHRLAPLAREKGLRLRMEHVQHVRDEALPLFSGLPLALSLQPLHLLEDQHLVRTFGLPAREAFRFRSLLATGLPLALGSDAPVAPPQYALNQEAATRHPLTPEESLSPEEVLLGHTLGAAQAAGWADYGRLQAGMRADLTLWEGGRPVGRVYRGNLELF, encoded by the coding sequence ATGTGGCTCACGGACGGCAGGAGGAGCCTCCTGGTGGAGGGGGAGCGCCTGGCCCGGGTGGAGGAGGGAGGGCGGGGGCGGCGCTTTGAGGCCATCACCCCGGGCCTGCAGGACGCCCACGCCCACCCCCTCTACTGGGGCATGGCCCTTCGGGGCCTGGACCTCTCGGGCCTGAAGGACCCGGAGGAGGTGGCCCTGAAGGCGGCGGAAAGGGCCAAGGCCCTGCCCCGGGGGGCTTGGCTCGAGGGCCAGGGCTTCCTCTTCCCCAAGCCCCCGCCCCCAGGCCTCCTGGACCGGGCGGCCCCGGAAAACCCCGTCTTCTTCCGCAGCCGGGACTACCATTCCGCCTGGATCAACCGCCTGGCGGCGGAAAGGGCGGGGCTTACCGCAGAAACCGCGCCCCCGGAGGGCGGGGCCTTCCTCCGGGGTGAGGATGGCGTTCCCTACGTCCTCCTGGAAAGGGCGCAAGAACTGGTTGTCCCTCACCTTCCCCCACCCTCCCCCGAGGACCTGGAGCGGGGCCTTAGGGACTTCGCCAGGCGGGGGTACACCGCGGTCCACGCCATGGGCTACGAGCCTCCTGAGGCCCTGGACTGGGCTTTGGGGCTGGAGCTTCCGGTGAGGCTCTGGTGGGCCCTTCCCCGGGGCACCTGGCGGGGGCGGACCCCGGGCTGGCAGGGGGACCTCCACCTGGCCGGGGTCAAGTTCTTCGCCGACGGGGCTTTGGGAAGCCGCACCGCCTGGATGCACACGCCCTACCCGGACGGCTCCACCGGCATGCCCCTGGACTCCCTGGAGGCCATCCTGGAAGAAGGGGAGGCCGCCCTTAGAGCGGGGTTCACCCTGGCCGTCCACGCCATCGGCACCCGGGCGGTGGAGGGGGTCCTGGAGGTCTTCCACCGCCTGGCCCCTCTGGCCCGGGAAAAGGGCCTCCGCCTGCGAATGGAGCACGTCCAGCACGTGCGGGACGAGGCCCTTCCCCTGTTTTCCGGCCTGCCCCTGGCCCTTTCCCTCCAGCCCCTTCACCTTTTGGAGGACCAGCACCTGGTGCGGACCTTTGGCCTTCCCGCCCGGGAGGCCTTCCGCTTCCGGAGCCTCTTGGCCACGGGCCTGCCCCTGGCTTTGGGTTCCGACGCCCCCGTGGCCCCGCCCCAGTACGCCCTCAACCAGGAGGCGGCCACCCGCCACCCCCTCACCCCGGAGGAGAGCCTTTCCCCGGAGGAGGTCCTCCTGGGCCACACCCTGGGGGC
- a CDS encoding NUDIX hydrolase yields the protein MERTYLYRGRILNLALEGRYEIVEHKPAVAVIALKEGKMLFVRQMRPAVGLAPLEIPAGLIEPGEDPLEAARRELAEETGLKGDLTYLFSYYVSPGFTDEKTHVFLAENLEESQATPDEDEAIEVVWMPPEEALFRHRRGELGFSATGVVGGLYYHAFLRGR from the coding sequence GTGGAGCGCACCTACCTCTACCGGGGCCGCATCCTGAACCTGGCCCTCGAGGGCCGCTACGAGATCGTGGAGCACAAGCCCGCCGTGGCCGTCATCGCCCTCAAGGAGGGCAAGATGCTCTTCGTGCGCCAGATGCGCCCCGCCGTCGGCCTCGCCCCCTTGGAGATTCCCGCCGGGCTCATAGAGCCGGGCGAGGACCCCCTCGAGGCCGCCCGAAGGGAGCTGGCCGAGGAAACGGGGCTAAAGGGAGACCTCACCTACCTCTTCAGCTACTACGTCTCCCCCGGCTTCACCGACGAGAAGACCCACGTCTTCCTGGCGGAAAACCTGGAAGAATCCCAAGCCACCCCCGACGAGGACGAGGCCATAGAAGTGGTCTGGATGCCCCCCGAGGAGGCCCTTTTCCGGCACCGGCGGGGCGAGCTGGGGTTCTCGGCCACGGGGGTCGTGGGGGGCCTCTACTACCATGCTTTTCTCCGAGGTCGCTGA
- the ribF gene encoding riboflavin biosynthesis protein RibF, whose protein sequence is MLFSEVADVPKGPKVVAVGSFDGVHLGHQHLLRQALSEAKARRLPLLVYTFDPPTKVFTRGEGFLMDLEEKVEALRSLGVELILAVPFNETFAQRSAEAFLEDLRALEAEAIYVGEDFRFGQGRAGTPEGLKKVAPVRLIPLLELGGEPVKSSRIRDLLKAGQVEEARHLLGRPYSAYGVVVEGDRMGRKLGFPTANLAVHPLKVLPPGVYAVEAEGAFGRYKGVANVGFRPTLGGEERRLEVHLLGFLGELYGEEVRVRFLKRLREERRFPSLEGLKAQIAQDVAEARRYFGL, encoded by the coding sequence ATGCTTTTCTCCGAGGTCGCTGACGTCCCCAAGGGGCCCAAGGTGGTGGCCGTGGGCTCCTTTGACGGGGTGCACTTGGGCCACCAGCACCTCCTGCGCCAGGCCCTCTCCGAGGCCAAGGCCCGCCGCCTGCCCCTTCTCGTCTACACCTTTGACCCCCCCACCAAGGTCTTCACCCGGGGGGAGGGGTTTTTGATGGACCTGGAGGAGAAGGTGGAGGCCCTGAGGTCTTTGGGGGTGGAGCTGATCCTGGCGGTCCCCTTCAACGAGACCTTCGCCCAAAGGAGCGCCGAGGCCTTTCTGGAGGACCTTAGGGCCCTGGAGGCCGAGGCCATCTACGTGGGCGAGGACTTCCGCTTCGGCCAGGGGCGGGCCGGGACGCCGGAAGGCCTAAAGAAGGTGGCCCCGGTGCGCCTCATCCCCCTCTTGGAGCTCGGGGGGGAGCCGGTGAAAAGCAGCCGCATCCGGGACCTCCTCAAGGCGGGCCAGGTGGAGGAGGCCCGGCACCTTTTGGGAAGGCCCTACAGCGCCTACGGGGTGGTGGTGGAGGGGGACCGGATGGGGCGGAAGCTGGGCTTTCCCACCGCCAACCTGGCCGTTCACCCCCTGAAGGTCCTCCCCCCTGGAGTCTATGCGGTGGAGGCAGAAGGGGCCTTCGGGCGGTACAAGGGCGTGGCCAACGTGGGCTTTCGGCCCACCTTGGGCGGCGAGGAAAGGCGGCTTGAGGTCCACCTCCTGGGCTTTCTGGGGGAGCTCTACGGGGAGGAGGTGCGGGTGCGCTTCCTGAAGAGGCTACGGGAAGAAAGGCGCTTCCCCTCCCTGGAGGGCCTGAAGGCCCAGATCGCCCAGGACGTGGCCGAGGCCAGGCGGTACTTCGGGCTTTAG
- the gcvPB gene encoding aminomethyl-transferring glycine dehydrogenase subunit GcvPB: MDYPLIYERSRKGRRGLRLVKAVPKAEDLIPKGFLREAPPRLPEVDELTLVRHYTGLSRRQVGVDTTFYPLGSCTMKYNPKLHEEAARLFAHLHPYQDPATVQGALRLMWELGEYLKALTGMEAITLEPAAGAHGELTGILIIRAYHEDRGEGRTRRVVLVPDSAHGSNPATASMAGYQVKEVPSGPDGEVDLEALKRELSPHVAAIMLTNPNTLGLFERRILEISRLAKEAGVQLYYDGANLNAIMGWARPGDMGFDVVHLNLHKTFTVPHGGGGPGSGPVGVKAHLAPYLPVPTVERGAEGFYLSFDRPKSIGRVRSFHGNFLALVRAWAYIRTLGLPGLKRAAALSVLNARYLKELLKERGYRVPYDGPTMHEFVAQPPQGFRALDIAKGLLELGFHPPTVYFPLIVKEALMVEPTETESKETLEAFAEAMGELLAKPKEWLENAPYTTPVRRLDELRANKTPKLTYFDEA, translated from the coding sequence ATGGACTACCCGCTGATCTACGAGCGTAGCCGGAAAGGCCGGCGCGGCCTCAGGCTGGTGAAGGCCGTGCCCAAGGCGGAAGACCTCATCCCCAAAGGCTTTTTGCGGGAGGCCCCTCCCCGCCTCCCCGAGGTGGACGAGCTCACCCTGGTGCGCCACTACACCGGGCTTTCCCGCCGCCAGGTGGGGGTGGACACCACCTTCTACCCCTTGGGAAGCTGCACCATGAAGTACAACCCCAAGCTCCACGAGGAGGCGGCCCGCCTCTTCGCCCACCTCCACCCCTACCAGGACCCGGCCACGGTCCAGGGGGCTTTGAGGCTCATGTGGGAGCTGGGGGAGTACCTGAAGGCCCTCACCGGCATGGAGGCCATCACCCTGGAGCCCGCCGCCGGGGCCCACGGGGAGCTCACGGGGATCCTCATCATCCGGGCCTACCACGAGGACCGGGGGGAGGGGAGGACGAGGCGGGTGGTCTTGGTGCCCGACTCGGCCCACGGCTCCAACCCCGCCACCGCCAGCATGGCCGGCTACCAGGTGAAGGAGGTCCCCTCGGGGCCCGACGGGGAGGTGGACCTCGAGGCCCTGAAGCGGGAGCTCTCCCCCCACGTGGCCGCCATCATGCTGACCAACCCCAACACCCTGGGCCTCTTTGAGAGGCGGATCCTGGAGATCTCCCGCCTGGCCAAGGAGGCGGGGGTCCAGCTCTACTACGACGGGGCCAACCTGAACGCCATCATGGGCTGGGCCAGGCCCGGGGACATGGGCTTTGACGTGGTCCACCTGAACCTGCACAAGACCTTCACCGTGCCCCACGGGGGCGGGGGGCCGGGTTCGGGCCCCGTGGGGGTCAAAGCCCACCTGGCCCCCTACCTGCCCGTGCCCACGGTGGAGCGGGGGGCGGAGGGCTTCTACCTCTCCTTTGACCGCCCAAAGAGCATCGGGCGGGTCAGGAGCTTCCACGGGAACTTCCTGGCCCTGGTGCGGGCCTGGGCCTACATCCGCACCCTGGGGCTTCCTGGCCTCAAGAGGGCCGCCGCCCTTTCCGTGCTCAACGCCCGCTACCTGAAGGAGCTTTTGAAGGAGCGGGGCTACCGGGTGCCCTACGACGGCCCCACCATGCACGAGTTCGTGGCCCAGCCCCCCCAGGGCTTCCGGGCCCTGGACATCGCCAAGGGGCTTTTGGAGCTAGGCTTCCACCCGCCCACGGTCTACTTCCCCCTGATCGTCAAGGAGGCCCTCATGGTGGAGCCCACGGAGACCGAGAGCAAGGAGACCCTCGAGGCCTTCGCCGAGGCCATGGGCGAGCTTCTGGCCAAGCCCAAGGAGTGGCTGGAAAACGCCCCCTACACCACCCCAGTTCGCCGCCTGGACGAGCTCAGGGCCAACAAGACCCCGAAGCTCACCTACTTTGACGAGGCCTAA
- the gcvPA gene encoding aminomethyl-transferring glycine dehydrogenase subunit GcvPA: MDYTPHTEEEIQAMLEKVGVETLEDLYAHLPEEILNPPIHLPDPMPEWAVLEELSRLAGENLPARKAFLGGGARFHHVPPVVQALGSRGEFLTAYTPYQPEVSQGVLQATFEYQTMMAELTGLEVSNASMYDGSTALAEGVLLALRETGRMGVLVSQGVHPEYREVLKTYLEAVGASLGTIPLEGGRTPLVEVPEEVGAVVAQNPNFLGALEDLAPLAEAAHRAGALFVAVVDPLSLALLKPPGAYGADIAVGDGQVLGLPLGFGGPHFGFLVTKKAFVRQLPGRLVSETVDVEGKRGFILTLQAREQYIRRAKAKSNITTNAQLTALMGAMYLAALGPEGLKEVALKGVYMAHRLQELLLTLPGVEAFTPKPFFQEFALRLPKDPLEVRRALAKRGFHGATPVPREYGENLALFAATELHEEEDLLAFREALKEALWTTR, translated from the coding sequence ATGGATTACACGCCCCACACGGAAGAGGAGATCCAGGCCATGCTGGAGAAGGTGGGGGTGGAGACCCTGGAGGACCTCTACGCCCACCTGCCCGAGGAGATCCTAAACCCCCCCATCCACCTCCCCGACCCCATGCCGGAGTGGGCGGTTTTGGAGGAGCTTTCCCGCCTGGCCGGGGAAAACCTTCCCGCCAGAAAGGCCTTTTTGGGGGGCGGGGCCCGCTTCCACCACGTTCCCCCCGTGGTCCAGGCCCTGGGGAGCCGGGGCGAGTTCCTGACCGCCTACACCCCCTACCAGCCCGAGGTGAGCCAGGGGGTCCTGCAGGCCACCTTTGAGTACCAGACCATGATGGCCGAGCTCACGGGCCTGGAGGTCTCCAACGCCTCCATGTACGACGGCTCCACCGCCTTGGCGGAAGGGGTGCTCCTGGCCCTTCGGGAGACGGGGAGGATGGGGGTTCTGGTCTCCCAGGGGGTTCATCCCGAGTACCGGGAGGTCCTCAAGACCTACCTGGAGGCGGTGGGGGCCAGCCTGGGCACCATCCCGCTGGAAGGGGGAAGGACGCCCCTGGTGGAGGTGCCCGAGGAGGTGGGGGCGGTGGTGGCCCAGAACCCCAACTTCCTGGGGGCCCTCGAGGACCTCGCCCCCCTGGCCGAGGCCGCCCACCGGGCCGGGGCCCTCTTCGTGGCCGTAGTGGACCCCCTCTCCCTGGCCCTGCTCAAGCCCCCCGGGGCCTACGGGGCCGACATCGCCGTGGGGGACGGCCAGGTTCTGGGCCTGCCCCTGGGCTTTGGCGGGCCCCACTTCGGCTTTCTGGTCACCAAGAAGGCCTTCGTCCGCCAGCTTCCCGGGCGGCTGGTCTCGGAGACCGTGGACGTGGAGGGGAAGCGGGGCTTTATCCTCACCCTTCAGGCCCGGGAGCAGTACATCCGGCGGGCCAAGGCCAAGAGCAACATCACCACCAACGCCCAGCTCACCGCCCTCATGGGGGCCATGTACCTGGCGGCCTTGGGGCCCGAGGGCCTGAAGGAGGTGGCCCTGAAGGGGGTCTACATGGCCCACCGCCTCCAGGAGCTCCTCCTCACCCTCCCCGGGGTGGAGGCCTTCACCCCCAAGCCCTTCTTCCAGGAGTTCGCCCTGAGGCTTCCCAAAGACCCCTTGGAGGTGCGGAGGGCCCTCGCCAAGCGGGGCTTCCACGGGGCCACGCCCGTGCCCCGGGAGTACGGGGAAAACCTGGCCCTCTTCGCCGCCACCGAGCTCCACGAAGAGGAGGACCTCCTGGCCTTCCGGGAGGCCCTGAAGGAGGCGCTATGGACTACCCGCTGA
- the gcvH gene encoding glycine cleavage system protein GcvH: MDIPKDRFYTKTHEWALPEGDTVLVGITDYAQDALGDVVYVELPQVGRVVEAGEAVAVVESVKTASDIYAPVAGEVVEVNQALEKTPELINQDPYGEGWIFRLRPRDMADLDGLLDAEGYQATLENA, translated from the coding sequence ATGGACATACCCAAGGACCGCTTTTACACCAAGACCCATGAGTGGGCCCTGCCCGAGGGGGACACGGTGCTGGTGGGCATCACCGACTACGCCCAGGACGCCTTGGGGGACGTGGTCTACGTGGAGCTTCCCCAGGTGGGGCGGGTGGTGGAGGCCGGGGAGGCCGTGGCCGTGGTGGAGAGCGTGAAGACCGCTTCCGACATCTACGCCCCCGTGGCGGGGGAGGTGGTGGAGGTGAACCAGGCCCTGGAGAAGACCCCGGAGCTCATCAACCAGGACCCCTATGGGGAGGGCTGGATCTTCCGCCTGAGGCCCCGGGACATGGCCGACCTGGACGGCCTTCTGGACGCCGAGGGCTACCAGGCGACGCTGGAAAACGCCTAG
- the gcvT gene encoding glycine cleavage system aminomethyltransferase GcvT, giving the protein MKTTPLYQAHLRHGGRMVAFAGYALPLQYTSIVEEHLAVRRKAGLFDVSHMGEFLIRGEEALPFLQWATVNDVGKLKVGRAQYSMLPSERGGVVDDIYLYRLGEAVYLMVVNAANIAKDLDHLKALARGFRVEVEDVSEATALLALQGPEAAAILQSLTGADLSARRKNDVFEAQVAGRPARLARTGYTGEDGFELFLAPEDAEAVFEALLAAGARPCGLGARDTLRLEAGFPLYGHELTEATNPLCTPWAWVVKREKDFLGKEAMLASPCREKLVGLVLETGIPREGYAVLSEKGPVGRVTSGGYSPLLEKGIALAYVEKEAEGPFFVEVRGRAVPASISPLPFVPLK; this is encoded by the coding sequence ATGAAGACGACCCCGCTCTACCAGGCCCACCTGCGCCACGGGGGGCGCATGGTGGCGTTCGCGGGCTACGCCCTGCCCCTCCAGTACACCTCCATCGTGGAGGAGCACCTGGCCGTGCGGAGGAAGGCCGGCCTCTTTGACGTGAGCCACATGGGGGAGTTCCTGATCCGGGGCGAGGAGGCCCTGCCCTTTCTGCAGTGGGCCACGGTCAACGACGTGGGCAAGCTCAAGGTGGGCCGGGCCCAGTACTCCATGCTCCCCAGCGAAAGGGGCGGCGTGGTGGACGACATCTACCTCTACCGCCTGGGCGAGGCGGTTTACCTGATGGTGGTCAACGCCGCCAACATCGCCAAGGACCTGGACCACCTGAAGGCCCTGGCCCGGGGTTTCCGGGTGGAGGTGGAAGACGTTTCCGAGGCCACCGCCCTTCTGGCCCTCCAGGGGCCCGAGGCGGCGGCGATCCTCCAGAGCCTCACCGGGGCGGACCTCTCCGCCCGCAGGAAGAACGACGTCTTTGAGGCCCAGGTGGCGGGGCGCCCCGCCCGCCTCGCCCGCACTGGCTACACCGGCGAGGACGGCTTTGAGCTCTTCCTGGCCCCCGAGGACGCCGAGGCGGTCTTTGAGGCCCTTCTGGCGGCGGGGGCGAGGCCCTGTGGCCTTGGGGCCCGGGACACCCTGAGGCTCGAGGCGGGCTTTCCCCTCTACGGCCACGAGCTCACCGAGGCCACCAACCCCCTCTGCACCCCCTGGGCCTGGGTGGTGAAGAGGGAAAAGGACTTTTTAGGCAAGGAGGCCATGCTCGCCTCGCCTTGCCGGGAAAAGCTTGTGGGCCTGGTCCTGGAGACGGGGATTCCCCGGGAGGGCTACGCCGTCCTTTCCGAAAAGGGCCCCGTGGGCCGGGTGACCAGCGGGGGCTACTCCCCGCTTCTGGAGAAGGGGATCGCCCTGGCCTACGTGGAAAAGGAGGCCGAGGGCCCCTTCTTTGTGGAGGTCAGGGGGCGGGCCGTCCCCGCCTCCATTAGCCCGCTGCCCTTTGTGCCGCTAAAATAG
- a CDS encoding ATP-binding protein, whose product MERIGVVLGRREATPLEFWVGVEGEGLLRLDDLVVVKGFHPRLGEVLYFGMVDHVAKLHEGEAYDTDTFLAVEGQIPVSLAYVAHVSVTRILPEEFFPPDPGSPVYLAQGEDLERALYYDAMKNQRGSTKLPAGFLKNGEVAYLNLEFLNGVKGGHVNISGISGVAAKTSYATFLLKSLLESGVLEDAHQARVLLFNVKGEDLFFLDKPNARLQEKDRAEYARLGLPATPFQSVAFMAPPKKEGYVPDLDTRLEGVRAYHWDLVQFCQRGLLPFLFADRTAMTNLGFLLAHVTEKLKELAQGQKGPSLLVEDWPEEDLPEEVRFDQLGKVRLKTFAQLVRYVEYKLLGPETGEGEGDRRWTARQARPTLEAFVRRLRSSVENLSHLVRGDRPGNPPDPLKGEQVHVVDLAKLSPQGQMFVVGSLLKDLFERKERGQYRGRVFIVLDELNKYAPREEESPIKDILLDIAERGRSLGVILIGAQQTASEVERRVVGNAAIRVVGRLDAAEAERPEYRYLPTSFRQRALILPQGAVILHQPEIPVPLLLRFPFPAWATKREEVLEDNSAEALRREFF is encoded by the coding sequence GTGGAGCGCATCGGCGTGGTGCTGGGCAGACGGGAGGCCACTCCCCTGGAGTTCTGGGTGGGGGTGGAGGGCGAAGGGCTTTTGAGGCTGGACGACCTGGTGGTGGTGAAGGGCTTCCACCCCCGGCTGGGGGAGGTGCTTTACTTCGGCATGGTGGACCACGTGGCCAAGCTCCACGAGGGGGAGGCCTACGACACCGACACCTTTTTGGCGGTGGAGGGGCAGATCCCGGTGAGCCTGGCCTACGTGGCCCACGTGAGCGTGACCCGGATCCTGCCGGAGGAGTTCTTTCCCCCAGACCCGGGCTCCCCGGTCTACCTGGCCCAGGGAGAGGACCTGGAACGGGCCCTCTACTACGACGCCATGAAGAACCAGAGGGGGAGTACCAAGCTCCCCGCCGGGTTCTTGAAGAACGGGGAGGTGGCCTACCTGAACCTGGAGTTCCTGAACGGGGTCAAGGGAGGGCACGTCAACATCTCCGGCATCAGCGGGGTGGCGGCCAAGACCAGCTACGCCACCTTTCTCCTGAAAAGCCTTCTGGAAAGCGGGGTTTTGGAGGACGCCCACCAGGCCAGGGTCCTCCTCTTCAACGTCAAGGGGGAGGACCTCTTCTTCCTGGACAAGCCCAACGCCCGCCTGCAGGAGAAGGACCGGGCGGAGTACGCCCGCCTAGGCCTTCCCGCCACCCCCTTCCAGAGCGTGGCCTTCATGGCCCCGCCCAAGAAGGAGGGGTACGTGCCCGACCTGGACACCCGCCTCGAGGGCGTGCGGGCCTACCACTGGGACCTGGTCCAGTTCTGCCAACGGGGGCTTCTCCCCTTCCTCTTCGCCGACCGCACGGCCATGACCAACCTGGGCTTCCTCCTGGCCCACGTGACGGAAAAGCTAAAGGAGCTGGCCCAGGGGCAGAAGGGGCCTAGCCTCCTGGTGGAGGACTGGCCGGAGGAGGACCTGCCCGAGGAGGTGCGCTTTGACCAGCTGGGCAAGGTGCGCCTCAAGACCTTCGCCCAGCTGGTGCGCTACGTGGAGTACAAGCTCCTGGGCCCGGAGACGGGGGAGGGCGAGGGGGATAGGAGGTGGACGGCCCGGCAGGCCCGGCCCACCCTCGAGGCCTTCGTCCGCCGCCTGCGCTCAAGCGTGGAGAACCTGAGCCACCTGGTCCGGGGAGACCGCCCCGGCAACCCCCCGGACCCCCTCAAGGGGGAGCAGGTCCACGTGGTGGACCTGGCTAAGCTCTCCCCCCAGGGCCAGATGTTCGTGGTGGGAAGCCTCCTCAAAGACCTCTTTGAGCGCAAGGAGCGGGGGCAGTACCGGGGCCGGGTCTTCATCGTCCTGGACGAGCTCAACAAGTACGCCCCCCGGGAGGAGGAAAGCCCCATCAAGGACATCCTCCTGGACATCGCCGAAAGGGGCCGCTCCTTGGGGGTCATCCTGATCGGGGCCCAGCAGACGGCGAGCGAGGTGGAACGAAGGGTGGTGGGGAACGCCGCCATCCGGGTGGTGGGCCGCCTGGACGCCGCCGAGGCGGAAAGGCCCGAGTACCGCTACCTGCCCACCTCCTTCCGCCAGCGGGCCCTCATCCTCCCCCAGGGGGCGGTGATCCTCCACCAGCCGGAGATCCCCGTGCCCCTCCTCCTCCGCTTTCCCTTCCCCGCCTGGGCCACCAAGCGGGAGGAGGTCCTGGAGGACAACTCCGCCGAGGCTTTGAGGCGGGAGTTTTTCTAG